One region of Lactobacillus johnsonii genomic DNA includes:
- the pyrR gene encoding bifunctional pyr operon transcriptional regulator/uracil phosphoribosyltransferase PyrR: protein MAKKIWDALAMKRALTRITYEIIEQNKGTDNLVLIGIKTRGVYLAKRIHDRIQKLENVDVPIDELDITLYRDDRHDASLKQDPIVNFNQIDVDITDKKVILIDDVIYTGRTIRAAMDALMDDGRPSSIKVAVLVDRGHRELPIRADFVGKNIPTAANEQVAVNMVEKDGKDSVELKSLSK, encoded by the coding sequence ATGGCAAAGAAAATTTGGGATGCACTCGCAATGAAGCGCGCATTAACTCGAATTACTTATGAAATTATTGAGCAAAATAAGGGTACTGATAATCTTGTTTTAATTGGAATCAAGACAAGAGGAGTTTACTTAGCTAAGAGAATTCATGACCGAATTCAAAAATTGGAAAATGTTGATGTGCCAATCGATGAGTTAGATATTACGCTTTATCGTGATGATCGTCATGATGCTTCATTAAAACAAGATCCAATAGTCAACTTTAACCAAATTGATGTTGATATTACCGATAAGAAAGTAATTTTGATTGACGATGTAATTTATACTGGTCGAACAATTAGAGCAGCAATGGATGCTTTGATGGATGATGGACGCCCTAGTTCAATTAAAGTTGCAGTTTTGGTAGATCGTGGTCACCGCGAATTACCAATTAGAGCTGACTTTGTTGGTAAGAACATCCCAACTGCAGCTAACGAACAAGTTGCTGTTAACATGGTAGAAAAAGATGGTAAGGATTCAGTTGAACTGAAATCTCTATCAAAATAA
- a CDS encoding aspartate carbamoyltransferase catalytic subunit, whose protein sequence is MENLNLVSLPHFVSVENLSVEEVEALINRAEYFKNGGATPNLTEPICITNMFFEDSSRTHTSFEMAERKLGLTVIPFDPAHSSVNKGETLYDTSLIMEAVGVNIEVIRHSQNEYYQNLIRPQNHQHLDIGIINAGDGSGQHPSQCLLDMMTIHEHFKQFKGLKVAIVGDITNSRVAKSNMELLHQLGAEVYFSGPEYWYSKEFDKYGKYEELDKLIPEMDVMMLLRVQHERHSDDPNEKNFDAKAYHEKYGINKGRYQALKPNAIIMHPGPINHDVELSADLVESDKCMFTRQMQNGVFMRMAMIEAVLRGRKLGGLK, encoded by the coding sequence ATGGAAAATTTAAATCTTGTTAGTTTACCACATTTTGTTAGTGTAGAAAATCTGAGTGTTGAAGAAGTTGAAGCTTTAATTAATCGAGCAGAATATTTTAAAAATGGCGGAGCGACGCCTAATCTAACAGAGCCCATCTGTATTACTAATATGTTTTTTGAAGATTCAAGTAGAACGCATACTAGTTTTGAAATGGCTGAAAGGAAATTAGGTTTAACCGTAATCCCATTTGATCCTGCTCATTCTTCAGTTAATAAGGGAGAAACATTATATGATACATCCCTGATTATGGAAGCTGTGGGAGTGAATATTGAAGTAATTCGTCACTCACAAAATGAATACTATCAAAATTTAATCCGCCCTCAAAATCATCAACATTTAGATATTGGAATAATTAATGCCGGAGATGGCAGTGGACAACATCCAAGTCAATGTTTGTTAGACATGATGACAATTCATGAACATTTTAAGCAATTTAAAGGTCTAAAAGTAGCTATTGTTGGCGATATTACTAATTCACGAGTTGCTAAAAGTAATATGGAATTACTCCACCAGTTAGGAGCTGAAGTTTACTTTTCAGGACCTGAATATTGGTACTCGAAGGAATTTGATAAGTATGGAAAATATGAAGAACTAGATAAGCTAATTCCCGAGATGGATGTGATGATGCTCTTAAGAGTTCAACATGAAAGACACAGTGATGATCCTAATGAAAAGAATTTTGATGCAAAAGCATATCATGAAAAATACGGAATTAATAAGGGGCGCTATCAAGCATTAAAGCCGAATGCAATTATTATGCACCCAGGCCCAATTAACCACGATGTTGAATTAAGTGCAGATTTGGTGGAAAGCGACAAGTGTATGTTTACTCGTCAAATGCAAAATGGTGTGTTTATGAGAATGGCAATGATTGAAGCAGTCTTACGAGGAAGAAAATTAGGAGGACTCAAGTAA
- a CDS encoding dihydroorotase codes for MTTVIKNGTVYQNGHLIKADVLIDSQKIKAIGTDLEGEETIDASGMIVSPGLVDVHVHYRDPGQTYKEDIKTGSQAAARGGFTTVGAMPNVTPVPNTAELMEKMVRENQKKGVVHILQYGPITNDETTDIIPDYAELKKAGAFALSNDGHGVQSAQTMYLAMQKAKENNLIIAAHAQDDSLFNKGIVNEGVAAEKLDLPPVTELAETTQIARDLLLAQKTGVHYHICHVSTKTGVELVRLAKARGIKVTCEVAPHHILLTDSDIPEDDPYFKMNPPLRSKEDQAALLVGMLDGTIDLIATDHAPHAKAEKQGSMREAAFGITGSETAFSTLYTKFVKEEKVFTLEQLLSLLTDKPATVFGIKSAGLLAPGENADIAIFDIEHQKEIKEEDFKSKGVNTPFTGHKVYGETMMTFVDGKVVYQRGTK; via the coding sequence ATGACTACTGTAATTAAAAATGGAACTGTGTATCAAAACGGCCACCTAATCAAAGCTGATGTTTTAATCGATAGTCAAAAAATTAAGGCTATTGGAACTGACCTAGAAGGGGAAGAAACAATTGATGCTAGCGGGATGATAGTTAGCCCTGGTTTAGTGGATGTTCATGTTCATTATCGTGATCCCGGTCAAACTTATAAAGAAGACATCAAAACTGGTAGCCAAGCGGCAGCACGTGGGGGTTTTACAACCGTTGGTGCCATGCCTAATGTCACTCCGGTTCCTAATACAGCTGAATTAATGGAGAAAATGGTTAGAGAAAATCAAAAAAAGGGAGTAGTCCATATTCTCCAGTATGGCCCTATTACTAATGATGAAACAACTGATATTATTCCTGACTATGCGGAACTTAAGAAAGCAGGCGCATTTGCATTAAGTAATGACGGACATGGAGTTCAAAGTGCGCAGACAATGTATCTAGCCATGCAAAAGGCTAAAGAAAACAACTTAATTATTGCAGCCCATGCCCAAGATGATTCACTTTTTAATAAAGGAATTGTTAATGAAGGAGTAGCAGCTGAAAAATTAGACTTACCACCAGTTACAGAACTTGCTGAGACTACGCAAATTGCTCGTGATCTCCTTTTAGCACAAAAAACAGGAGTCCATTACCATATTTGTCATGTTTCTACAAAAACCGGTGTAGAATTAGTTCGTTTAGCAAAAGCACGAGGAATTAAGGTAACGTGTGAGGTTGCACCGCACCATATTTTATTGACAGATAGCGATATTCCAGAAGACGATCCTTACTTTAAAATGAATCCACCACTAAGAAGTAAAGAAGATCAAGCAGCTCTTTTAGTTGGGATGCTAGATGGAACAATTGATTTAATTGCTACTGATCATGCTCCCCATGCTAAAGCGGAAAAACAAGGTAGTATGCGAGAAGCCGCTTTTGGAATTACAGGAAGTGAGACAGCATTTAGCACTCTTTATACTAAATTTGTAAAGGAAGAGAAAGTTTTCACGCTTGAACAATTACTATCTCTTCTTACTGATAAGCCGGCTACAGTATTTGGGATAAAAAGCGCAGGTCTTCTTGCACCTGGTGAGAATGCAGATATTGCGATTTTTGATATTGAGCATCAAAAAGAAATTAAAGAAGAAGATTTTAAGTCTAAAGGAGTAAATACACCATTTACTGGTCATAAGGTATATGGCGAGACAATGATGACATTTGTTGATGGTAAAGTTGTATATCAAAGGGGAACAAAATGA
- a CDS encoding carbamoyl phosphate synthase small subunit, protein MKRYLILEDGSIYEGEGFGADCESSGEVVFTTGMTGYQEAITDQSYADQILVFTNPLIGNYGITLADYESLEPQIKGVICHQVARYPDNWRMQTTLPKFLKQLNIPGLQEIDTRELVKKLRIHGTLKGRITDSKENAASIAQELKQRNITQGVISRVSTKNSYPVPGSKRNIVVIDFGIKHSILRELAERDCNCIVLPYTATAEEILNLNPDGVLLSNGPGNPEEMLMVAKMVQEVEKHVPLFGICMGHQVFALANGASTYKMKFGHRGFNHPVREIATGNIGFTSQNHGYAVDPKSIDKENLMITHVEVNDGTVEGLRHKKYPAFSVQFHPDATPGPHDEDSLFDDFMSMIDQRKEEERHA, encoded by the coding sequence ATGAAACGCTATTTAATTTTAGAAGATGGTAGCATTTATGAAGGCGAAGGCTTTGGAGCTGATTGTGAAAGTAGCGGTGAGGTTGTTTTTACAACAGGGATGACGGGCTATCAAGAAGCAATTACTGACCAAAGCTATGCTGATCAGATTTTGGTTTTTACTAATCCGTTAATTGGAAACTATGGAATTACTTTGGCAGATTATGAATCACTTGAACCTCAAATTAAGGGTGTGATTTGTCATCAAGTAGCGCGTTACCCAGACAATTGGCGTATGCAAACAACCTTGCCAAAGTTTTTAAAACAATTAAATATACCTGGCTTGCAGGAAATTGATACTCGTGAATTAGTTAAGAAATTAAGAATTCACGGTACTCTAAAAGGAAGAATTACTGATTCAAAAGAAAATGCAGCAAGTATTGCTCAAGAATTAAAGCAAAGAAACATTACCCAAGGTGTAATCAGCCGTGTTTCAACGAAAAATTCTTATCCAGTTCCTGGCTCGAAAAGAAATATAGTTGTTATTGACTTTGGTATTAAGCACAGTATTTTACGAGAATTAGCGGAGAGAGACTGTAACTGTATTGTCTTACCTTATACTGCAACAGCCGAAGAAATTTTAAATCTTAATCCAGACGGAGTGCTTTTATCAAATGGGCCTGGAAATCCAGAAGAAATGCTTATGGTTGCAAAAATGGTCCAAGAAGTTGAAAAACATGTTCCGCTATTTGGAATTTGTATGGGACACCAAGTCTTTGCTCTAGCAAATGGGGCTAGTACTTACAAAATGAAGTTTGGACATCGCGGCTTTAATCATCCTGTAAGAGAAATTGCCACTGGCAATATTGGTTTTACTTCACAAAATCACGGTTATGCGGTAGATCCGAAATCTATTGATAAAGAAAATTTGATGATTACTCATGTTGAAGTAAATGATGGCACAGTTGAAGGATTACGTCATAAAAAATATCCTGCCTTTTCAGTCCAATTTCACCCTGATGCAACTCCAGGCCCTCATGATGAAGACTCATTGTTTGATGATTTTATGTCAATGATTGACCAAAGAAAGGAAGAAGAGCGTCATGCCTAA
- the carB gene encoding carbamoyl-phosphate synthase large subunit, with protein sequence MPKRTDIHKIMVIGSGPIIIGQAAEFDYSGTQACLALREEGYEVVLVNSNPATIMTDTTIADKVYIEPLTVESISRIIRQEYPNAILPTLGGQVGLNMALSLAKTGILDELNIELLGTRLSSIEQAEDREKFKELCKELGEPVPPSTTVNTVEEALEFGDRIGYPIIVRPAFTMGGTGGGICNNHEELAKIAKNGLELSPVTECLIEKSIAGYKEIEFEVMRDHDDNAMIVCCMENFDPVGIHTGDSIVFSPSQTLSDKEYQMLRDCSLRLIRALKIEGGCNVQLALDPNSFDYDVIEVNPRVSRSSALASKATGYPIAKMAAKIAIGMTLDEIKNPVTGTTYAEFEPALDYVVCKIPRWPFDKFSKADRTLSTQMKATGEVMAIGRTAEEAMQKAVRSLEIDEKDLYSKAAHHASDEEIEQKLVKAQDDRLFYLAEAFRRGYSLEDVHELTKINFYFLDIVSHMVEMEKNIQENKDNLETLRLAKKYGFSDATIATLWNESIDQIRDLRKNNGIIPVYKMVDTCAAEFESKTPYFYSTYDGENESHKSGKKSVIVIGSGPIRIGQGVEFDYATVHCVKALQKMGYEAIVINSNPETVSTDFSISDKLYFEPLTLEDVLNVCDLEKPEGVIVQFGGQTSINLAAGLQDHGIKILGTSVKDLNRAEDRELFDQIIKKLKLNQPKGLTATTHEGVIKAAEELGYPVLVRPSYVLGGKAMEIVYNKGELEEYLHDHVDIAADHPILVDDYLDGRECDVDAICDGQDVLLPGIMEHIEHAGVHSGDSMAVYPPQNFTDEVKDKIMDVTRKLALTLNCVGIMNIQFIVRNGEVYVIEVNPRASRTVPFLSKITGIEMAQVATRVIMGESLAQQGYSDGLAPEPEIISVKAPVFSFSKLADVDSYLGPEMKSTGEVMGSDHTFAKALYKAFAGAKMQLPENGNVLLTIEDKDKEKILPIAKRFTRIGYRIFATKGTADFLKNNGLHVDLVTKVHENENADDNILNELREGRIDLVINTMGHDIEKNSDGFIIRQMAIQQNVPLLTALDTADALLTSLENRSFATDALK encoded by the coding sequence ATGCCTAAGAGAACAGATATTCATAAGATTATGGTAATTGGTTCTGGTCCAATTATTATTGGCCAAGCTGCAGAATTTGATTATTCAGGAACTCAGGCTTGCTTAGCTCTTCGCGAAGAGGGCTATGAGGTAGTATTAGTTAATTCAAACCCAGCTACAATCATGACTGACACTACCATTGCAGACAAAGTTTATATTGAACCCCTAACTGTGGAATCAATCTCAAGAATCATTAGACAAGAGTATCCTAATGCAATTTTACCAACGCTTGGTGGGCAAGTTGGATTAAATATGGCTCTTTCATTAGCTAAAACAGGAATTTTAGATGAGTTAAATATTGAATTATTAGGAACAAGACTTTCTTCGATTGAACAAGCAGAAGATAGAGAGAAATTTAAAGAGTTATGTAAAGAATTGGGTGAGCCCGTTCCACCATCAACAACTGTTAATACAGTTGAAGAAGCTTTAGAGTTTGGCGATAGAATTGGCTATCCAATTATCGTTCGTCCAGCCTTTACTATGGGCGGAACTGGTGGTGGTATTTGTAATAATCATGAAGAGTTAGCAAAAATTGCCAAGAACGGATTAGAACTGTCACCTGTTACTGAATGTTTAATTGAGAAATCGATTGCGGGCTATAAAGAAATTGAATTTGAAGTAATGCGTGATCATGATGATAATGCAATGATTGTGTGTTGCATGGAGAATTTTGATCCAGTTGGAATTCACACTGGGGATTCGATTGTTTTTTCACCTAGTCAGACCTTGAGTGATAAAGAATACCAAATGCTTCGTGATTGCTCTTTACGTTTAATTAGGGCTCTTAAAATTGAGGGAGGTTGTAATGTTCAGCTAGCCTTAGATCCTAATAGCTTTGATTATGATGTCATTGAGGTGAATCCTCGAGTTTCACGATCCAGTGCATTGGCTTCAAAAGCAACCGGTTATCCTATTGCAAAAATGGCTGCAAAAATTGCAATTGGTATGACATTAGATGAGATTAAAAATCCGGTAACTGGAACAACGTATGCTGAATTTGAACCAGCTTTAGATTATGTCGTCTGCAAAATTCCTCGCTGGCCATTTGATAAGTTTTCTAAGGCCGACCGCACTTTAAGTACCCAAATGAAGGCTACTGGTGAAGTAATGGCAATTGGCCGAACAGCTGAAGAGGCAATGCAAAAAGCGGTAAGGTCTCTTGAAATTGACGAAAAAGATCTCTATTCTAAAGCAGCTCATCATGCAAGTGATGAAGAGATAGAACAAAAGCTAGTTAAAGCACAAGATGATCGACTCTTTTATTTGGCAGAAGCCTTTCGCAGAGGTTATAGTCTTGAAGATGTTCATGAATTAACCAAGATCAACTTTTATTTCTTAGATATTGTTAGTCACATGGTAGAGATGGAGAAAAATATCCAAGAAAATAAAGATAATCTTGAAACTTTACGTTTAGCTAAGAAATATGGTTTTAGTGATGCAACCATTGCTACTTTATGGAATGAAAGTATTGATCAGATTAGAGACTTGCGGAAAAATAATGGGATCATTCCAGTCTACAAGATGGTTGATACTTGCGCAGCAGAGTTTGAATCAAAGACGCCATACTTTTACTCAACTTATGATGGTGAAAATGAATCACATAAGTCTGGTAAAAAATCAGTAATTGTTATTGGTTCTGGTCCAATTAGAATTGGACAGGGTGTCGAGTTTGATTATGCAACTGTTCACTGTGTAAAAGCACTTCAAAAGATGGGCTATGAAGCAATCGTTATTAATTCGAACCCAGAAACTGTTTCAACGGACTTTTCAATTTCTGATAAATTATATTTTGAACCATTAACCTTAGAAGATGTATTGAATGTTTGTGATTTGGAAAAGCCCGAAGGTGTAATTGTCCAGTTTGGAGGACAAACTTCAATTAATTTAGCTGCTGGATTACAAGATCATGGGATTAAAATCTTGGGAACCAGTGTTAAAGATCTTAACCGTGCAGAAGATCGTGAACTATTCGATCAGATAATTAAGAAACTTAAATTAAATCAACCAAAGGGCTTAACTGCAACAACACATGAAGGAGTTATTAAAGCAGCTGAAGAGTTAGGGTATCCGGTTTTAGTTCGTCCAAGTTATGTGCTGGGTGGAAAGGCAATGGAAATTGTATATAACAAGGGCGAGCTTGAAGAATACTTGCATGATCACGTAGACATTGCAGCTGATCATCCAATTTTAGTAGATGACTATTTAGACGGTCGTGAGTGTGATGTCGATGCAATTTGTGATGGACAGGATGTTTTACTACCCGGAATTATGGAACACATTGAACATGCTGGTGTTCACTCTGGAGATTCAATGGCGGTTTACCCACCACAGAACTTTACGGATGAAGTTAAAGATAAGATTATGGATGTTACGCGTAAGCTTGCTCTTACTTTGAATTGTGTGGGAATTATGAACATTCAATTTATTGTGAGAAATGGTGAAGTTTATGTAATTGAAGTAAATCCTCGTGCAAGTAGAACAGTTCCATTTTTAAGTAAGATAACTGGAATTGAAATGGCACAAGTTGCCACCCGGGTAATTATGGGCGAAAGCCTAGCGCAGCAGGGCTACAGTGATGGTCTAGCACCTGAACCAGAAATAATTAGTGTTAAGGCTCCCGTTTTTAGTTTTAGCAAGTTAGCTGATGTAGACTCATATCTTGGGCCAGAAATGAAATCAACAGGTGAAGTAATGGGAAGCGACCATACTTTTGCGAAAGCTCTTTATAAGGCTTTTGCTGGAGCTAAAATGCAGTTACCTGAAAATGGAAATGTTTTGTTAACAATTGAAGACAAGGATAAAGAAAAGATTCTTCCAATTGCAAAGAGATTTACAAGAATTGGTTATCGGATTTTTGCTACTAAGGGTACAGCGGACTTTTTAAAGAATAATGGGTTACATGTTGATCTTGTAACTAAAGTTCATGAAAACGAAAATGCAGATGACAATATCTTAAATGAATTAAGAGAGGGAAGAATTGACTTAGTGATTAATACGATGGGGCATGATATTGAGAAGAATTCTGACGGCTTTATTATCAGACAAATGGCTATTCAACAGAATGTTCCATTATTGACAGCACTGGACACAGCTGACGCACTTTTAACATCTCTTGAAAATAGATCATTTGCAACAGACGCTTTAAAATAG
- the pyrR gene encoding bifunctional pyr operon transcriptional regulator/uracil phosphoribosyltransferase PyrR, which translates to MVKEIWDKPAMQRAIVRITYEIIERYKGVDELVLVGIKTRGVYLARRIGDRLEEIEKKIIPVGELDITSYRDDRRVDINQEKISNLEPENLNITNKHVVLVDDVLYTGRTIRAAMDALIATGRPKSIAVAVLVDRGHRELPIKADFVGKNIPTALSEQVAVNVKEIDGIDSIELIKLK; encoded by the coding sequence ATGGTAAAAGAAATTTGGGATAAGCCTGCAATGCAGCGAGCTATTGTGAGGATTACATATGAAATTATTGAAAGGTATAAGGGCGTAGATGAGCTGGTTTTAGTTGGAATCAAAACTCGTGGGGTTTATCTGGCACGTAGAATTGGGGATCGACTTGAAGAAATTGAAAAGAAGATTATTCCAGTAGGCGAACTAGATATAACCTCTTATCGAGATGATCGTAGAGTTGATATTAATCAAGAAAAGATTTCAAATTTAGAACCAGAAAATTTGAATATTACTAATAAACATGTTGTATTAGTAGACGATGTCCTTTATACCGGAAGAACTATTCGGGCTGCGATGGATGCTTTGATTGCAACTGGACGTCCAAAGTCAATTGCAGTTGCAGTTTTGGTGGACCGAGGACATCGAGAGTTACCAATTAAGGCAGATTTTGTTGGAAAGAACATTCCAACAGCCTTGAGCGAACAAGTAGCAGTTAATGTTAAAGAAATCGATGGTATTGATAGTATCGAGTTAATTAAATTAAAGTAG
- a CDS encoding isochorismatase family cysteine hydrolase, protein MKKALLIIDYTNDFIADNGSLTCGKPAQALEDYLIELANKFYDNGDYVIFPTDGHTGDTFSPEYKLFPPHNIVGTPGQELYGKLKDWYEAHKSSDRVYKFNKNRYSSFQNTNLDNYLRERKINDLWLTGVCTDICVLHTAMTAYNLNYDLTIPSKGVTTFTEHGQEWALDHFKNALGAKVIE, encoded by the coding sequence ATGAAAAAAGCACTATTAATTATTGACTACACTAATGATTTCATTGCAGACAATGGTTCTCTTACCTGTGGAAAGCCAGCTCAAGCCTTAGAAGATTATTTAATCGAATTAGCAAATAAATTTTATGATAATGGAGACTATGTAATTTTTCCAACTGATGGACATACCGGTGATACATTTAGTCCGGAATATAAGCTCTTCCCACCACATAATATTGTTGGTACACCAGGACAAGAGTTATACGGTAAGTTAAAAGATTGGTATGAAGCTCACAAGTCTAGTGACCGAGTATATAAATTTAACAAAAATCGCTATTCTTCTTTCCAAAATACTAATCTTGATAACTACTTACGCGAACGTAAAATTAACGACCTATGGTTAACGGGAGTATGTACAGACATTTGTGTTCTTCATACGGCTATGACTGCCTATAATTTAAACTATGATTTAACTATTCCAAGTAAAGGTGTTACTACCTTTACTGAACATGGTCAAGAATGGGCCTTAGATCATTTTAAAAATGCCTTAGGCGCAAAAGTAATAGAATAA